A region from the Candidatus Electrothrix scaldis genome encodes:
- the rsmD gene encoding 16S rRNA (guanine(966)-N(2))-methyltransferase RsmD — protein MRITGGSARGRHLIKPKAGWTFIRPTGDRVREALFSILGEEVLGSTILDLYAGTGALGLEALSRGAETVVFVDQSRQALELIHGNLTNCFPAAKASLQVLNLSQEGSLGRLKRKMPAQLLFDIVFLDPPYEKKLAEKTVAMVEREDLLKDNGLVVAEERASEQLAEQYGTLSLESHRSYGETGLWLYRNTVPS, from the coding sequence ATGCGGATTACCGGTGGTTCAGCACGAGGGCGTCATCTGATCAAGCCCAAGGCAGGGTGGACCTTTATACGGCCAACAGGCGACCGGGTACGTGAGGCCCTGTTCAGTATCCTGGGAGAGGAAGTGCTTGGCAGCACCATTCTTGATCTCTATGCCGGAACTGGTGCTCTTGGCCTTGAGGCCTTGAGCCGGGGGGCGGAGACAGTAGTCTTTGTGGATCAATCCCGGCAGGCCCTTGAGTTGATCCACGGGAATTTAACAAATTGTTTCCCCGCAGCAAAGGCCTCGTTGCAGGTGCTCAACCTCTCGCAAGAGGGAAGTTTGGGGCGGTTGAAAAGGAAGATGCCCGCTCAGCTGCTCTTTGATATCGTTTTTCTCGATCCTCCCTATGAAAAAAAACTGGCGGAAAAGACAGTGGCAATGGTAGAAAGGGAGGATTTACTGAAAGATAATGGCCTTGTCGTGGCAGAGGAACGGGCAAGCGAGCAGCTTGCGGAACAATACGGAACCCTGAGCCTGGAGAGTCACCGAAGCTACGGGGAAACCGGACTGTGGTTATACCGCAATACTGTCCCTTCCTGA
- a CDS encoding cytochrome b N-terminal domain-containing protein, with protein sequence MAALTEENAPRWWERIRVFLFSIRWGGHTLISLYLSLLSGLALGLQYNVAEPFYSTATIELIVPFGSFWRSLHYFSSQAFMLLLLVHLVIILWQKVPTPAYRFTRGAWLRLSASVPVALTLLFTGYILRGDATGDAAGAIAENITRSLPVLGAYLNKLLFDVHVAGVQKVYLNHVIGLMVLGGFVVWPHLRRYTASWGNHFPLILGLILLSPILKTPLERDHFGLLHINGPWFFLGLQELLRYIPVFWAGIFVPSIFVGALLFLPQEGRFRRVTFWFMGAWLLVYTVLSVMGFLRGMMVE encoded by the coding sequence ATGGCAGCACTTACGGAAGAGAACGCACCGCGCTGGTGGGAACGAATCAGAGTTTTTTTGTTCTCCATTCGCTGGGGAGGCCACACCCTGATCAGCCTCTATCTCTCGCTCTTGTCTGGTCTGGCCTTGGGGCTTCAGTATAATGTCGCAGAGCCCTTCTATTCCACGGCTACCATAGAGCTCATCGTGCCCTTTGGTTCCTTTTGGCGCTCGTTGCATTACTTCTCCAGCCAGGCCTTTATGCTCCTCTTGTTGGTGCATTTGGTCATTATCCTCTGGCAGAAGGTGCCCACTCCTGCGTATCGCTTTACCAGAGGAGCGTGGTTGCGGCTGAGCGCCTCAGTACCGGTTGCTCTGACCTTGCTCTTTACTGGCTATATCCTGCGGGGAGATGCGACGGGCGATGCCGCTGGTGCTATTGCAGAGAATATCACACGCTCGCTTCCTGTTCTGGGGGCGTACCTGAATAAACTCCTGTTTGATGTTCATGTCGCAGGAGTACAAAAGGTCTATCTGAACCATGTGATCGGGTTGATGGTCCTGGGTGGTTTCGTTGTTTGGCCCCATTTGCGCCGCTATACAGCCTCTTGGGGCAATCATTTCCCTCTGATCTTGGGACTCATCCTGCTTTCTCCCATTCTTAAAACACCTTTGGAGCGTGATCATTTTGGCCTGTTACATATTAATGGACCGTGGTTCTTTCTCGGTTTGCAAGAGTTACTACGCTATATTCCGGTGTTCTGGGCCGGGATTTTTGTCCCGTCAATCTTTGTAGGCGCTCTATTGTTCTTGCCACAGGAAGGGCGCTTCCGGCGGGTGACTTTTTGGTTTATGGGGGCGTGGCTGCTTGTGTATACAGTGCTGAGCGTTATGGGATTTCTCCGAGGGATGATGGTTGAGTGA
- a CDS encoding ubiquinol-cytochrome c reductase iron-sulfur subunit — protein sequence MEDKKSNTANERRSFLRNMLSWTASFIGVGLLYPLFRFAGYAVRPKPRHIKVVAPLPRSGFHAEREFILFARDEQAWAVSRTCTHLGCRVNFLEDKQLIECPCHQSRFTEQGKRLRGPAERDLPVYEVAVQKGRDGDVTGYVVTI from the coding sequence ATGGAGGACAAGAAGAGCAACACAGCGAATGAGCGCCGGAGTTTTCTGCGTAATATGCTGAGCTGGACAGCGTCCTTTATCGGCGTTGGTCTGCTTTATCCCCTGTTCCGCTTTGCTGGGTATGCTGTCAGGCCCAAGCCAAGGCATATCAAGGTAGTAGCCCCCCTCCCTCGAAGCGGTTTCCATGCGGAGCGGGAGTTCATCCTCTTTGCGCGGGACGAGCAGGCCTGGGCCGTATCCCGGACCTGTACCCATCTCGGCTGCCGAGTCAATTTTCTGGAAGATAAGCAGCTCATAGAATGCCCTTGCCATCAGAGCAGGTTTACTGAGCAGGGAAAGCGCCTGAGAGGACCCGCTGAGCGGGATTTACCTGTCTATGAAGTGGCTGTGCAAAAGGGGAGAGATGGGGATGTAACCGGCTATGTGGTGACGATTTGA
- a CDS encoding lytic murein transglycosylase gives MRFCCGFSASSVILFCFLLFFTTTGNAQSASSLAIKDGQPVNLQQQKYKDLFLELEQKYQFKSEDLQQIFQGQKLSKRVLELMDKQWKRRPYYEYFPLFLTPKTIKTGKEKLKKHKALLDRIEKKFGVEREVIVAIWGIETRFGTNQGGFNILQTLNTLFDAYPRRSEFFRKELIQFLLLCREQGVDPKTAKGSYAGAFGQAQFMPSSFRRFAVSFDGNAQCDLWNSVPDALASIANYLKIHGWFYGAPIYVELGSTLKDKRLRAAMEEGRKGRVAWELVRAVQKKDLPPSPGRLPLSIIGLELDPKTSKDGYRYLAGYPNFHTITEYNHSLFYGMAVSELAELFKEK, from the coding sequence ATGAGATTTTGTTGCGGTTTTTCGGCCTCTTCCGTTATTCTCTTCTGCTTTCTGCTTTTCTTCACAACAACAGGGAACGCACAATCTGCTTCTTCTCTTGCAATCAAAGACGGTCAGCCTGTTAATCTGCAACAACAAAAATACAAAGACTTATTTCTGGAGCTTGAACAAAAATATCAGTTCAAGTCTGAGGATCTGCAACAGATTTTCCAGGGACAGAAGCTTTCCAAACGAGTCCTGGAGCTGATGGATAAGCAATGGAAACGGCGCCCTTATTACGAATATTTTCCTCTTTTTCTTACCCCGAAAACTATTAAGACGGGCAAGGAAAAACTCAAAAAGCATAAGGCCTTGCTGGATCGAATTGAAAAGAAGTTCGGTGTGGAGCGTGAGGTCATCGTGGCCATTTGGGGGATAGAGACACGCTTTGGCACGAATCAGGGGGGATTCAATATTCTCCAGACTCTGAATACCCTGTTTGATGCCTATCCTCGGCGCTCAGAATTTTTTCGTAAAGAGCTGATTCAGTTCCTGCTGCTCTGCCGGGAGCAAGGTGTTGACCCGAAAACAGCTAAGGGCTCTTATGCAGGTGCCTTTGGTCAGGCCCAGTTCATGCCCTCTTCCTTTCGTCGTTTTGCAGTCAGCTTTGACGGGAATGCGCAGTGTGATCTTTGGAATTCTGTACCTGATGCCTTAGCCTCTATTGCCAATTATCTGAAAATACATGGTTGGTTCTATGGCGCACCAATATATGTTGAGTTGGGGAGTACCTTAAAGGACAAACGTTTGCGGGCTGCAATGGAAGAGGGCAGAAAGGGACGGGTTGCCTGGGAGCTTGTCCGGGCAGTGCAGAAAAAGGATCTACCTCCTTCACCGGGCCGCTTACCCTTGTCCATTATTGGATTGGAACTTGATCCGAAAACCTCCAAAGACGGATATCGTTATCTCGCCGGTTATCCCAATTTTCACACGATTACAGAATATAATCATTCTCTTTTTTATGGCATGGCTGTCAGTGAACTGGCAGAGCTGTTTAAGGAAAAATAG
- a CDS encoding DUF4080 domain-containing protein, with the protein MFHLVSINCRYSHSCLALFYVRNALEQHLPEQPLLFSQFTINDPYYATLLRISRTEAKAVFFSVYIWNHAVIRRLIHDLARLLPELPIILGGPEAPALGTLPEQCSLFLGEIEGAPQAFYQDLEQGRLQAMYRAKKAQAFPSPYRQEDFTEALQHRQLYYESSRGCPFSCSYCLSSGSKGVRHKPVELVKEELTALIAANPMIIKLVDRTFNDHPERALVIWQFLIESAQQVRFHFEIAPDRFTEPMFDLLATVPCDQFQFEIGIQSCHEPTLSAVQRRMDLAAACQNIQHLLTLDSIHLHVDLILGLPFETEASFRDSFNQVFRLAPHYIQLGLLKVLPETEIARRAEEFGLIFCSQPPYEVLATRWLDHKQLSDLYELCECTESFYNNRFFRSLWQYLVQTGEEPFAFFSELLRLCREYNFFQLSRTHKLMTQTLTALVQQREDRELLLDLLRYDWLRCGHRTLPEDLAQTSQTELRNTLRTTLPQNMEGLFTYQTRIEFLKQSSFFELSPKAMHFLGFTTENKHKNGLIALLPEQTDGVMKFNRAVALPSYQ; encoded by the coding sequence ATGTTTCACCTCGTCAGTATAAACTGCCGCTATTCCCATTCCTGCCTGGCTCTTTTCTACGTGCGCAATGCCCTGGAGCAACATCTGCCGGAGCAGCCCCTGCTCTTCAGCCAGTTCACCATCAATGATCCCTATTATGCAACCCTGTTGCGCATCAGCAGGACAGAGGCAAAGGCGGTCTTCTTCTCGGTTTATATCTGGAACCATGCCGTTATTCGCCGCCTGATTCATGATCTGGCTCGCCTGCTACCGGAGCTCCCCATAATCCTTGGAGGCCCTGAGGCCCCGGCTTTGGGTACGCTTCCTGAACAATGCAGCCTTTTCCTTGGTGAAATTGAGGGAGCACCCCAGGCATTTTATCAGGACCTGGAACAAGGCCGTTTACAAGCTATGTACCGGGCAAAAAAAGCACAAGCTTTCCCTTCGCCTTACCGGCAGGAGGATTTTACAGAAGCCCTGCAACACCGCCAGCTCTATTATGAGTCCTCCCGAGGCTGTCCCTTCTCCTGTTCCTACTGCCTCTCTTCCGGCTCCAAAGGAGTACGCCATAAGCCTGTTGAGTTAGTTAAGGAAGAGCTGACCGCCCTGATTGCTGCAAACCCCATGATCATTAAGCTGGTGGATCGTACCTTTAATGACCATCCTGAGCGGGCCCTGGTGATCTGGCAATTCCTCATCGAGTCGGCGCAACAGGTCCGTTTCCATTTTGAGATAGCCCCGGACCGTTTTACCGAGCCCATGTTTGATCTGCTTGCCACAGTTCCCTGCGACCAATTCCAGTTTGAAATCGGCATCCAGAGTTGTCACGAGCCCACCTTGTCAGCGGTTCAACGCAGAATGGACCTAGCAGCAGCCTGCCAGAACATTCAACACCTCCTGACCCTGGACAGCATTCATCTCCATGTTGACCTTATCCTGGGACTGCCCTTTGAGACCGAGGCCAGCTTCCGGGATTCCTTTAATCAGGTGTTCCGGCTAGCACCTCATTACATCCAACTGGGTCTGCTCAAGGTCCTGCCGGAGACCGAGATTGCTCGACGGGCTGAAGAATTCGGCCTGATCTTTTGCAGCCAGCCACCTTATGAAGTGCTGGCTACCCGGTGGCTTGATCATAAACAATTAAGCGACCTCTACGAACTCTGCGAATGCACCGAATCCTTTTATAACAACCGCTTCTTCCGTTCTCTCTGGCAATATCTTGTCCAGACCGGAGAGGAACCCTTTGCCTTCTTTTCCGAGCTCCTGCGCCTTTGCCGGGAATATAATTTTTTCCAGCTCTCGCGTACTCATAAATTGATGACCCAAACTCTCACGGCTCTGGTGCAACAGCGAGAGGATAGAGAACTTCTGCTTGATCTCCTGCGCTATGATTGGCTCCGTTGCGGCCATCGAACCCTGCCTGAGGACCTCGCCCAAACTTCACAAACAGAGCTGCGTAATACTTTACGCACGACTCTGCCCCAGAACATGGAGGGGCTCTTCACCTATCAAACACGGATTGAATTCCTCAAGCAGTCCAGCTTTTTCGAGCTCTCCCCAAAAGCCATGCATTTCCTTGGTTTCACCACTGAAAATAAACATAAAAATGGCCTCATAGCCCTGCTACCAGAGCAAACCGACGGGGTGATGAAGTTTAATCGGGCTGTGGCGCTGCCTTCATATCAGTAA
- a CDS encoding hemerythrin domain-containing protein — MTDIKMDKLTKAYLDHGMISEEMTFFEKFVEGIDADEVEDYLVRIRKFSNEYIVNHFRFEEEEVFPLILKYGNEKEKKMVQMLKNDHVKILQKLDDFLKKVTSYGTHPSEEEIEEIMHSSRELLEMVLLHARKEDAHLFPNL, encoded by the coding sequence ATGACAGACATAAAGATGGACAAGCTGACCAAAGCCTACCTTGATCACGGTATGATTTCCGAAGAAATGACCTTCTTTGAAAAATTCGTTGAGGGAATTGATGCGGATGAGGTGGAAGACTACCTCGTCAGGATTCGAAAATTCTCAAATGAATATATCGTTAATCATTTCCGCTTTGAAGAGGAAGAGGTCTTTCCCTTGATTCTCAAGTATGGTAATGAAAAAGAAAAAAAAATGGTCCAGATGCTGAAAAATGACCATGTCAAGATACTGCAAAAGCTGGATGATTTTTTAAAAAAGGTTACTTCCTATGGAACCCATCCAAGCGAGGAAGAAATCGAAGAGATTATGCACTCAAGCAGAGAACTGCTGGAAATGGTTTTGCTGCATGCACGTAAGGAGGATGCCCATCTCTTCCCAAATCTTTAG
- the pssA gene encoding CDP-diacylglycerol--serine O-phosphatidyltransferase, which yields MRSNRFYALPSMLTCTSLFCGFYSIVASINGEFKPAAVAILVAGIFDGLDGRVARLTDSTSRFGMQLDSLCDLVSFGVAPALLAYLWALIPYGRYGWVAAFLYVATTALRLARFNSMAEDPENKNHDFVGLPCPAAAGAIATMVMFFHYLGATETVKHLSILLLVYLLSYLMISSHRYLSFKKTRIPREKRFQAVVGMILVLALLTAEHEIILFATALLYAASGLLLELYTFLQKKKKVPESED from the coding sequence ATGCGATCAAATCGATTTTATGCCCTTCCTAGTATGCTGACCTGCACCAGCCTGTTCTGCGGCTTTTATTCCATTGTTGCCTCAATTAATGGAGAGTTCAAGCCTGCTGCTGTAGCTATCCTGGTGGCAGGAATTTTTGACGGCCTAGATGGCCGGGTTGCCCGCTTAACCGACTCAACCTCCCGATTTGGTATGCAGCTGGATTCCCTGTGCGATCTGGTTTCCTTTGGAGTTGCTCCGGCTCTGCTGGCCTATCTCTGGGCCCTTATTCCCTATGGGCGCTATGGTTGGGTGGCTGCTTTTCTCTATGTTGCTACCACGGCCCTGCGTCTGGCGCGTTTTAACTCTATGGCCGAGGACCCAGAGAATAAGAACCACGATTTTGTTGGGCTTCCTTGTCCGGCAGCAGCTGGTGCTATTGCGACGATGGTTATGTTTTTCCATTACTTAGGCGCAACTGAAACAGTAAAGCATCTTTCCATCCTCTTGCTGGTCTATCTGCTTTCCTACCTGATGATTTCAAGTCATCGCTACCTCAGTTTCAAAAAGACGAGAATTCCCCGGGAAAAACGTTTTCAGGCTGTTGTTGGTATGATTTTAGTGCTGGCTCTTCTGACTGCTGAGCATGAAATTATTTTGTTTGCAACTGCGCTCCTGTACGCAGCATCCGGGCTTCTTCTGGAATTATATACTTTTTTGCAAAAAAAGAAGAAAGTTCCTGAATCAGAAGATTGA
- the coaD gene encoding pantetheine-phosphate adenylyltransferase: MSYQVVPDADFQAGRPSGIAIYPGTFDPITNGHVDIVKRSLSMFDHVIVALAVNTGKSPLFSLEERVSLAEQCFTANSNVTVDTTSGLTVDYAVKKKACAIVRGLRAVSDFDYEFQLALMNRKLERRVQTVFLMTGFRWIYISSSIIKDAARHGGDVSGMVPAHVLAALKEKFNN; encoded by the coding sequence ATGTCTTATCAAGTTGTTCCAGATGCTGATTTTCAAGCGGGACGTCCCTCGGGCATTGCGATCTATCCCGGCACCTTTGATCCTATTACTAACGGACATGTGGATATCGTTAAACGATCCTTAAGCATGTTTGACCATGTGATTGTTGCCCTGGCTGTTAATACGGGGAAGAGCCCTCTGTTCTCCCTGGAAGAACGGGTGTCTCTGGCTGAGCAGTGTTTTACCGCGAACAGCAATGTAACTGTAGACACCACAAGTGGTCTCACGGTTGATTATGCGGTCAAGAAAAAGGCCTGCGCCATTGTCCGTGGTCTGCGGGCGGTTTCTGATTTTGATTATGAGTTTCAGCTGGCCCTTATGAACCGAAAGCTGGAACGCAGGGTGCAGACGGTCTTTCTCATGACCGGGTTTCGCTGGATATATATCAGTTCCTCTATTATCAAGGATGCGGCCCGACACGGTGGAGATGTCAGCGGGATGGTCCCAGCCCATGTGCTCGCCGCGCTGAAAGAAAAGTTTAATAACTGA